The following is a genomic window from Pseudomonas parafulva.
TCAGGGCTGGGACTATGCCGACGACACCATCGATACCCGCTATGGCGTTTACCTGAGCACACGCCTGCACGCCACCGAAGCCCTCAGCTTCGTGCTCGGCGGACGCCTGAGCTGGTACAAGAACGAAGCCTGGGACGGCCCTACGGTCACTACCAGCCGCCAGGACAAGGAATTCACCCCCTTCGTCGGTGCGATCTACGACCTCAACGATCAGTGGTCCTGGTACGCCAGCTATGCCGATATTTTCCTGCCACAGTCGCAGTACCGCACGGTCTCCGGCAGCGTGTTGGATCCATCGATCGGGTCGAACTACGAAACCGGCATCAAGGGTGAACTGTTCGACAAGCGCCTGAATGTGTCCTTCGCCGTGTTCTACATCGAACAGGAAGACAGGGCCGTTCAGGATGTGGTAAACCGCGGCAATTGCCCCACCGACCCGGCAGGACGCTGCTGGCTCAACGACGACGGCATCAGCCGCAGCAAGGGCTTCGAAGCCGAGGCCACCGGTGAAGTCCTGCCCGGTCTGCAGGTGGCGGCCGGCTACACCTACAACACCACCAGCTTTTCCAGTGGCGGCCCGATCTCGGCGCAGACCCCCAAGCACATGGTGCGCTTGAACACCAACTACACCCTGCCGGGCGAATGGAACCGTTGGAGCGTCGGCGGCGGCATGTCGGCGCAGAACGCCTACGACGACGCGGCAAACGAAACCCGCAACAGCGGCCGAGCGATCTTCGATGCGCGTGCCGCCTACAAGATCGACCAGCACTGGACCGTGGGCGTGGACGTCGAGAACCTGTTCGACAAGAAGTACTTCGACTCGCTGGGCTACTGGACCCGTGGCACCACCTACGGCACCCCACGCAGCTATATGCTCAGTCTGCGAGGCGACTTCTGATCGGCTGAAAGATGCAAACGCAACGCCCCCTCTTCAGGGGGCGTTTTTGTTTGCCTGTGAACCTGCAGTGTCAAAGCCCGATTCACCTCATGGGCACAGTGTGCGACACCGGGTGATCATGCGTTTGTTGTTCGTCTGCAGTGCATGATTTCCATAAGCCAGCGCGGCTTCTGTTGGAGCGGCCTCGCGTCGCGATTGGACCGCAAAGCGGTCCCGGGAATGTCAGCAACCCGAGACCGCCAAACGCCAGCCCGTCAGCGCTGCCGCGCCAGCCGGGCCACGACCCCATCCATGAACTCGGCCGCGTTGACGATCCCCTCATGCCCATCGGCAACCACCGTCGAACTGGCCAGTCCATTGATCGACGCCTGTGTCACCAATCCAGCCTCGCCTTTGGCCACACGCTCGGCACTGCGGCTCTGGCTCGCCCACCAGCAGTCCACCTGAACCTGCAATGGCCGCAGTCGGAACGCTTCGCTGAGCGCCGAGTTGTGCTCGAGCAACGCGAAACCGTCGACAATGTCGCGTTGCAGGTTCACGTTCCGATGGACCTCGCGCAGTTGCTCGGCGCTGACCTCGCCCAGCGCCGCAACGCGCTCGATCACCCACTCGGCGCGGTCGACGTTGTCCGGCAACGCCTGCGCCTGGGCGATCAACGCCAGGATGCGCGCCTCACCAACGCCTGGAGCGAAGGCCAGCAAGGCGCGCAGCAGGCTTTCGTCCGCCGCTTGCACGACAGGCTCGGCCACGTCGGTCTCGCTGTTCTGCAGTCCGCTGACGTCCGCTGGCAGCAGGCTGTCGACCAAGCCGACGAAGCCTACCTGCTGTCCCATCTGCTCTAGACGATGCGCCACTTCCAACGCCAGCGCGCCGCCCAGCGACCATCCCAGCAGATGATAGGGCCCCTGCGCCTGGGTGGCGCGAATCTGCTCGACGTAGTAGCTCACCATGTCCTCCCACGAGCGGTCGACCCAGCCCGGCACGGCGTAGCTTTTATTGACCACGCCGTACACCGGACGCTGCGCGGCCAGGCGCCTGGCCAGCGGGTAGTAGGCATAGGCAGCCCCGCCGCCGGGTGGCAGGCAGAACAACGCCGGGCGGTCCAGCGTGCAGGCGTTGAGGGCGACCACAGGCGAGGACAACCGATCGTTGCCACCGCCGATGAAGCTCGCCAGCGCTTCGAAGTCTGGCATCAGCATGAACTCATGCAGGCTGATCTGGGCAGAGAAGGTTGCCCTGAGCTTATTGACCAGCGTGATGACCAGCAGCGAATGGCCGCCCAATTCGAAGAAGTTGTCGTGCAGACCCACTTGCTCGACGTTGAGCACTTCACTCCAGATCGCGGCCAGTTGCTGTTCCAGTGCCGTGCGCGGTGCCACGTAGCCCTTTTGCAATTGGCTGGCGTCTGGTTTGGGCAGGGCCTTGCGGTCCAGCTTGCCGTTGGCGGTGAGCGGCCAGGCGTTCAGCACCAGGAAATGGGTCGGGACCATGTAGTCCGGAAGGTGAGCTTTCAGGTGCTGCTTGAGCGCGTCACGCAGTTGGCCGTGATCGACCTGCGCCTCCTGCGGGATCAGATAGGCCGCGAGTTGCTTGCCCCCGGCCCCGTCGATATCCAGCACCAGCACTTCGCGTACGGCCTCGTGGGCATGCAGGCGGGCTTCGATTTCACCCAGCTCGATGCGGAAACCGCGAATCTTCACCTGGTGGTCGATGCGCCCGACGTATTCGATCACTGCCTGGCTGCGGTAACGGGCCAGATCGCCCGTGCGGTACAGACGACCGCCCTCGCTAGAGAATGGATCGGGTACGAAGCGCTCGGCAGTAAGCGAAGGCCGGTTGTGGTAACCGCGCGCCAAGCCCGCGTGGCCGACGTGCAATTCGCCGCTGCAACCTGGAGCCACTGGGTTGAAATCGGCGTCCAGCACGTACATCGACAAGTCAGGAATTGCAGTGCCGATGGGGCTGCTGGTCTGTTGCGTGTCTTCGAAACGGATCGGGCGATAAGTCACGTGCACCGTGGTTTCGGTGATGCCGTACATATTGACCAGGTTGTCGCAGTCTTCGCCGAAACGCTCGAACCAGGGCTGCAAGGCAGGCACGTCCAGGGCTTCGCCGCCGAAGATGACGGAGCGCAGGGCCAGGTCGGAAGCACTTTCACACGCGACACGCATCAACGGCTTGAACGCCGACGGCGTCTGGTTCAGCACCGTGACGCCCTGCTCTACCAATAACTGGTGGAAGTCTTCAGGAGAACGCGTCACCTCACGCGGCACGATCACCAGACGCCCACCGTGCAGCAGTGCGCCGAAAATTTCCCAGACCGAGAAATCGAAGGCGTAGGAGTGGAACAGGGTCCAGACATCATTCTGGTCAAAGGAGAACCAGTTCTCGGTCGCCTTGAACAAGCGCAACACGTTGTGATGCGGGAGCAAGGTGCCCTTTGGTTTGCCAGTCGAACCGGAGGTATAGATCACATACGCCAGGTTATCCGGCTGAGTCAGGTGCTCAGGATTGTCATCGCTGTAGCCATCAAGATCGGCTTCAAGCACAAGGCTACGCACCGAAGCCGGCACGGGCAGATCGGCCAGCAGGTGCTGTTGAGTCACCAGCAGCGCAATACCGCTGTCTTCGATCATGTAGCTCAAGCGATCCTGCGGGTATTCCGGGTCCAATGGCACATACGCCCCGCCCGCCTTGAGGATCGCCAGCAACCCGACGATCATCTCGATCCCGCGCTCCACCGCCAGGCCCACCAGCACATCCGGCCCAACACCCTGCTCGCGCAACTTGTGCGCCAAGCGATTCGCACGGCGGTTCAAGCCGTCGTAGCTCAGCGACTGCTCGGCAAACGTCAGGGCAATGGCCTGCGGTGCCCGCGCCACCTGGGCTTCGATCAGTCCCTGAATAGACTCAGTGCTCGAAAACCGCGCAACCTCCCGCGCCACCACGCCGCCAAACGCCAACTCACCCAAGGCCCGCTGCGGCCCCTGCGCCATCCCCTCCAGCAGTTCGAGGAAATGCCCCGCCACCTGCTCGACAGTCGACTCATCGAAGCACGCCCGGTCGAACTTGAAGCTGGCCAGCAGCTTGTCGCCCACTTGAGCGACCAGGGTCAGCGGATAATTGGTCTGCTCCTGGGTCTGCACCTCACCGAACAGCAGCCCTTGCGGCGCGTCTTCCTGCAACGCCTCGGACACCGGATAGTTCTCGAACACCAGGATGTTGTCGAACAACGCCTCGCCGCTGCGACCGGCCCAGCGCTGAATGTCGTACAGCGGCGTGTACTCGTGCTCGCGCAAGGCCAGGTTCAACGCCTGCACCTGCTGCACCCAGTCCGCCACGCTCAGCTCAGGACGTGGGCTGGCGACTACTGGCAGCGTGTTGATGAACAGCCCGAGCTGTTCTTCGATACCCGGCAGTTCCGCTGGACGCCCCGCCACCGTGGCACCAAAGGCCACGCTCGACTGCCCGGTGTAGCGCTGCAACAGCATCAGCCACGCCGCCTGCACCAGGGTATTGACGGTCACCCGCTGCTCGCGGGCGAATTCGGCCAGACGCTGCGTACGCGGCGCATCGAGCACCGCGTTGCACTCACCCTGCCCCTCTGCGGGCCGCGCGCATTTGAGGACCTGCGCCAAGCGGGTCGGCTCGTCCAGCCCGGCGACGCGTTCGCGCCAGAACTGCTCGCTGAGCGTGGCGTCCTGCGCTTGCAGCCACTGGATGTAGTCGCGATAGCGCCGTGGCGAGGAGGCCGGGGCGTGCCCGGCATAGCGCTGCAGCACTTCACCGAACAACCTTGAACTGCTCCAGCCATCGAGCAGGATATGGTGATTGGTGAACACCAACTGGTGCTGCTGTTCGCCGGTACGGATCAGCGCCAGGCGCAGCAGCGGTGCGCGGGCCAGGTCGAAGCCCGCGGCCAGGTCCGCCTCGGCCCACCCGCACAGGCGCCGCGCCTGATCCGCCTCGTCACGCCAATCCAACTGGATCACCGGCAGCGCCAGGTCACGTTGCACCACTTGCACGGCACGGTCGAACTGGCTGATGAAGCTGCTGCGCAGGATCGGATGCTGGTCGATCGTCGCTTGCCAGGCGCCGATGAAGCGCGGCACGTCCAACCCCTGCACGCTCAGGCGCAATTGGTTGACGTACTGACTCGCCGCCTCGCCGGCCAGGCTATGGAACAGCATGCCCTGCTGCATGGGCGACAGCGGGTAGATGTCCTCGATCGACTGCGCCGGCATCGGCAAGGCCGTCAGTTGCGCCTGGGTCAGGTGTGCCAGGGGGAAGTCCGAAGGTGTCACGCCCGCCACCTCGGGACGCACGCAATGGGCGATCAGCTCGCGCAGCACCTGGCCGAATTCGTCGGCCAGCGCCTGCATGCGCGCCGGCTCGAAGCGCTGGCGGCTGAAACTCCAGTCCAAGGTCAGGCGCCCGGCATACACCTGGCCGTCGATACTGATGGCGCTGCCCAGCGGCGCCTCGTCGCTCTGCCCTTGCCCGGCGCCCTCGGCGGCGAGTGCGAACAGGCTGGTCTGGCTGTCGAAACTGCCGTCGAACTGGCCCAGGTAGTTGAACACGATATTGCCCTGGGGCAAGGCGCTCAGGCGCTCGCGCGCAGACGCCTCGCCCAGGTAGCGCAGCAGGCCGTAGCCGATGCCTTTGTTCGGCACTGCCCGCAGTTGCTCCTTGACCGTCATGATCGCCGCGCCCAGGTCCTCGACCGGGGTCAGTTTCAGCGGGTACAGGCTGCTGAACCAGCCGACCGTGCGGGTGATGTCCAGGTCGTCGAACAGGTCTTCACGGCCATGCCCTTCCAAGCGGATCAGCGCATGGTCTTCGCCCGTCCAGCGGCAGATGACCCGCGCCAGGGCAGTCAGCAACAGGTCGTTGACCTGCGTGCGGTAGGCCGCCGGTGCGTCCTGCAGCAATTGCCGGGTCAGCTCGGCGCTCAGCTCGGTGCGCACCGACACCTCGTGACGGCGCTGCTGACCCCCTTGGGCATCATCCCAGGGCAAATCGTCGGACAGACCACCCAACTGCGCCTGCCAATACGCCAGCTCGGCCTGCAACGCCGGACTGCGGGCATAGGTCTGCAGGTGCTCGGACCAGGCCTTGAGCGAACTGCCGCTGGCCGGTAGCGATAGCGTCCGCCCCGCTGCTGCAGCCAGACACGCCGTTTGCAGGTCTTCGAGCAGTACCCGCCAGGACACCCCGTCCACCACTAGGTGATGGATCACCAGCAGCAGACGCTGCTGCTCATGCGGCAGATCGATCAGCACCGCCCGCAGCAGCGGGCCGTGCTTGAGGTCCAGGCTGCGCTGGGCCTCGTCGGCCAGTTCGGCGATGCATGCCGGATCGTCCAGGCGGTGGTGCCACAGCACCTGCGACAGGTCGAGGCTGGCGTACTCGCCGTGCCAACGCCCTTGGTCCTGCACAAAGCGCAGGCGCAAGGCCGCATGCTGCTCGACCACGGCAGCCAGCGCCGTGTGCACCTGGGCCACGCTCAGCGGCTGACGCGGGGTCAACAGCACCGCCTGGTTCCAGTGCTGGCGCTGGGGAATCTCGGTGTCGAAGAAACGCGCTTGAATGGGCAGCAACGGCACCCGACCGTCCAGCGCCTCACGCGCCACCGGCGCCGGCTTGGCCTCGATGCGCTTGGCCACGGCCGCCAGTTGACCGATGGTCTGCTGCTCGAACAGTTGCTTGGGGCTGAGCTTGAGACCCTGGCGCTTGGCCCGGGCGATGATCTGCAAGCTCAGGATCGAGTCGCCGCCCAGCTCGAAGAAGTTGTCGGTGCTGCCGATCGGCTCGCGCTTGAGCACCTCGCTCCAGATCGCGGCCAGGGTCTGTTCGATGTCGCCCACCGGCGCTGTGTAGCGCTGCTGAACCGCATCGGGCCTGGGCAGCGCACGCTTGTCCAGCTTGCCGTTGGCGGTCAGCGGCAAGCGCTCGAGCAGCAGGATCTGCGCCGGCACCATGTAATCCGGCAAGCGCGCCTGCAAGGCCCCGCGCAGCGCCTCGGCCTGCAGTTCGACGCCGGATGCCGGTACTGC
Proteins encoded in this region:
- a CDS encoding amino acid adenylation domain-containing protein, which encodes MDKSTAERIAKRFVGLALEQRRQILDKMHETGQSFRLLPIAVTRHDSPRIPLSYAQQRMLFLWQLEPHSSFYNVPTAVRLDGPLNLAALTRALEALVQRHEILRTRFVSEDGEFHQQVLDDAPLDLQVIELQPVAGEDPEQCLAQHVRQALEAPFDLLEGPLLRVRLLRVAADQHVLAVCLHHIVSDGWSGELMVQEFVQLYEALSEGRDPQLPALTVQYADYAIWQRAWLEAGEGERQLQYWREQLGDEHPLLALPLDHERPAQPSYRGATLRCDVPAELTERLKAQARGNGHTLFMLTLAALAVVLSRYSGQADIRIGAPNAGRNRKEVEGLIGFFINTQVLRIQVDERQSGAALLEQVRQVVSGAQSHQELPFEHLVDALAPERNLGHNPLFQVKLNQNLSDGEDAAQSRQTLGELTVSGYPLEGRDARFDLAYDFSETPDGLLGYFNYSTDLFEVATIERLAASLQRVLQTLADHPHDALLAHPDHQAVQLPATPRTWPCADFLALWRQALAAGDERPALREGEVQISYGELERRANRFAHHLSEQGIAAGMTVALCQERTIDWVTSLLAVLKLGAAYLPLDGRQPPERLQHLLRTSAARLLVHAPGDAQAATLGVCPALAFDASRHEGGSERPPAVSILPGQAAYIIYTSGSTGQPKGVVVSHGALANYLQGVLQRLDLPTDASLAMVSTVAADLGHTVLFGALASGRLLHLMDHDQGFDPDAFARYMDQHQVDVLKIVPSHLQGLLQATDPARVLPRQVLILGGEASSWALVEQVQRLRPGCRIVNHYGPTETTVGILTHEVGGSADAWRSVPVGQALDNGQARVLDAYLNPLPERVAGELYLGGEGLAQGYIGQPGLTAERFVPDPQARHGERLYRAGDRARVQAGVLEYLGRGDDQVKIRGYRVEPGEIGQLLRTQPGVQDAVVLAVPLESDAERLQLLAWAVPASGVELQAEALRGALQARLPDYMVPAQILLLERLPLTANGKLDKRALPRPDAVQQRYTAPVGDIEQTLAAIWSEVLKREPIGSTDNFFELGGDSILSLQIIARAKRQGLKLSPKQLFEQQTIGQLAAVAKRIEAKPAPVAREALDGRVPLLPIQARFFDTEIPQRQHWNQAVLLTPRQPLSVAQVHTALAAVVEQHAALRLRFVQDQGRWHGEYASLDLSQVLWHHRLDDPACIAELADEAQRSLDLKHGPLLRAVLIDLPHEQQRLLLVIHHLVVDGVSWRVLLEDLQTACLAAAAGRTLSLPASGSSLKAWSEHLQTYARSPALQAELAYWQAQLGGLSDDLPWDDAQGGQQRRHEVSVRTELSAELTRQLLQDAPAAYRTQVNDLLLTALARVICRWTGEDHALIRLEGHGREDLFDDLDITRTVGWFSSLYPLKLTPVEDLGAAIMTVKEQLRAVPNKGIGYGLLRYLGEASARERLSALPQGNIVFNYLGQFDGSFDSQTSLFALAAEGAGQGQSDEAPLGSAISIDGQVYAGRLTLDWSFSRQRFEPARMQALADEFGQVLRELIAHCVRPEVAGVTPSDFPLAHLTQAQLTALPMPAQSIEDIYPLSPMQQGMLFHSLAGEAASQYVNQLRLSVQGLDVPRFIGAWQATIDQHPILRSSFISQFDRAVQVVQRDLALPVIQLDWRDEADQARRLCGWAEADLAAGFDLARAPLLRLALIRTGEQQHQLVFTNHHILLDGWSSSRLFGEVLQRYAGHAPASSPRRYRDYIQWLQAQDATLSEQFWRERVAGLDEPTRLAQVLKCARPAEGQGECNAVLDAPRTQRLAEFAREQRVTVNTLVQAAWLMLLQRYTGQSSVAFGATVAGRPAELPGIEEQLGLFINTLPVVASPRPELSVADWVQQVQALNLALREHEYTPLYDIQRWAGRSGEALFDNILVFENYPVSEALQEDAPQGLLFGEVQTQEQTNYPLTLVAQVGDKLLASFKFDRACFDESTVEQVAGHFLELLEGMAQGPQRALGELAFGGVVAREVARFSSTESIQGLIEAQVARAPQAIALTFAEQSLSYDGLNRRANRLAHKLREQGVGPDVLVGLAVERGIEMIVGLLAILKAGGAYVPLDPEYPQDRLSYMIEDSGIALLVTQQHLLADLPVPASVRSLVLEADLDGYSDDNPEHLTQPDNLAYVIYTSGSTGKPKGTLLPHHNVLRLFKATENWFSFDQNDVWTLFHSYAFDFSVWEIFGALLHGGRLVIVPREVTRSPEDFHQLLVEQGVTVLNQTPSAFKPLMRVACESASDLALRSVIFGGEALDVPALQPWFERFGEDCDNLVNMYGITETTVHVTYRPIRFEDTQQTSSPIGTAIPDLSMYVLDADFNPVAPGCSGELHVGHAGLARGYHNRPSLTAERFVPDPFSSEGGRLYRTGDLARYRSQAVIEYVGRIDHQVKIRGFRIELGEIEARLHAHEAVREVLVLDIDGAGGKQLAAYLIPQEAQVDHGQLRDALKQHLKAHLPDYMVPTHFLVLNAWPLTANGKLDRKALPKPDASQLQKGYVAPRTALEQQLAAIWSEVLNVEQVGLHDNFFELGGHSLLVITLVNKLRATFSAQISLHEFMLMPDFEALASFIGGGNDRLSSPVVALNACTLDRPALFCLPPGGGAAYAYYPLARRLAAQRPVYGVVNKSYAVPGWVDRSWEDMVSYYVEQIRATQAQGPYHLLGWSLGGALALEVAHRLEQMGQQVGFVGLVDSLLPADVSGLQNSETDVAEPVVQAADESLLRALLAFAPGVGEARILALIAQAQALPDNVDRAEWVIERVAALGEVSAEQLREVHRNVNLQRDIVDGFALLEHNSALSEAFRLRPLQVQVDCWWASQSRSAERVAKGEAGLVTQASINGLASSTVVADGHEGIVNAAEFMDGVVARLARQR